The sequence below is a genomic window from Cicer arietinum cultivar CDC Frontier isolate Library 1 chromosome 6, Cicar.CDCFrontier_v2.0, whole genome shotgun sequence.
tttctttttataatttaatcaataaaataatatgaattaaatacATATGACTCAATTATAACTTAAATATCTCTTACAAAAATAATGACGAAGTAGTAACGTATAATGTTATTTAGGTATGCTTGTTTGGTGGCTGAGCTAGAAAAGAATGAACAAGATTCACCAAAACAACTTGTGGGTGTCATTGATGTCACAGTCATGAGNNNNNNNNNNCTGCTGAAGCACAAGAGTACCTTTACATTTCAGGAATTGCTGTCTCCAAAGCTTTCAGGTGATTaaaaagatttaattattttttcttttgaaggaAAATGATTTAATTACTTATCAagtctatttaaagatttttaaatgaactgaaaaaataatttttttttgagtcTCTGAATTTGTCAATAACTAGTAAAAAGATTGTTAAACTACCAAGTTCTTAATTAGATTCCTggtcttttaaataatttgtcaCTTTAGGTCCCATAATTTAGTGACctatataattacaaatttcataaaagtttaaggatatatatgattaaaatgttttgatttaagaacaaaacgaatataatactaaatttttgaatttaatagtTATGCGTTAACGGTACAAATCCAATGAAAATTTATCATCTTGTTATATAGATCTATTttgtaaatgattttttaaaaagaattatgatatactcatttttttttatttgacgaTAGTAACTTTTTCAAACTATTTtagtttgaaaatttatttaagtatcACCGAATAATTTAATGACCTCTAGAGTAATTaaaccattaaattaaattattaaaatgagaCATTGATATTTCATGTGTTGTTGTGAAAGTGTATGTTAATGAGACTAATTGACGGCACAGGAGGAGGAAAATTGCAACTGCTTTGTTGGAAGGTTGTGACAAGCTTGCCAATTTGTGGGGTTTTGAGTTTCTTGCCCTTAGAGCTTATGAAGAAGATTTAGGTGCTCGCACATTGTACACAAATGCTGGGTACAAAGTTGTGTCTAGAGATCCACCATGGACAAGTAATTGGATTGGAAGAAAATGTCGTGTTCTTATGATCAAACCAACTTGTTTGCCTAAAtagattttttcaaaaaattaagatatataACAGAAACTTGAAATGTATTCTAGGTACATAAGCATGGGCTATATATGGTTAATTATTTCTCAATGACTACACAAAATCAAGTTTTCTTATGTAATTTTTAGCGGtgtcaattatttttttccGATTCAATTTTTTAAGTTACATTCGGTTTGCACTATTAGcctttaagatatatatattgaaCTACGCATGTTAATCCTGTAAGATTGAAATGTTTTTCAAATTTCTATCATAAAATGTTAAGATCTAATCGAAACATCGCAACGAATTGAGTGTCGAAGCTACTTTGCACATAAATGAAGTTAAAacatctattatttttatttttaaggctATACATGCGTTTAAATTGTTATAatgaaaatcaaagaaatataaacaatttatcAGATTTAATGAATGTTTTATGAAGAATTAGTATGAGAGATATATTGTTGCAGATCAAAACCTTTCAGTTAAACTAATTGTTGtcgaaattaaaataaaatactaacatcacaaaaaaaaaaatataatttaaaagaaattgagataaaataaatttaaatgatctaagcttgaaattaattttaatttaaagaagTAGAGATGCACTTTTGCCTAAAAAATAACAGGTTGATCAGATTTTGCAACTATATAACCGCTATTTGGTACCTTTAATATTTCAtacccttattttttttttacttttgtgaAATAAGATTCAATTGGTTGATGAGTTGATCAGTTACGTTCTACCATTTCTTTAGTAAAACAAGTACCTACATGCAATTACAAAGATTAATGTCGCGAAGAAGATAAACCTTTCTATATGCACCAGCCTATAATCAAATTCCtacctaataaaaaaatagttaagtGACTTAAAACATTTACCGGTATCTGCAATGAGAAAATTTGGCATATGCTAGTAATATTAGAAAGATGTTACTTAGAACACTGAATAAAGATCAACAACAACCAAACATTTTCTCATTGTATAGAATCAGATACGTTGATCAATCAAACTCATGAAATCATTTCATGCACTTATCCAAACATAAGTCATTTAAATCTAAATCACTCATCAAAGATGAGACCCACTCTATAACACTAAATACCAAATAAAGGGGAGAACCACTATATCAAAGAAATCATTTATTTCTAAATCATTCATCAAAGAAAAGAACCACTCAATAAATATCATATACAAACCAGTAAGAGAGAATCAAGACATATATGAATTTAAAAACCTTACAGCATATGATGTATCCCACGTTATTCttttctatataaataaatacacaCAAACCTTGTGTAGAAAAGTAGAAACTATAAAAACAACATCACACAGAAAACGGTGCCTAAGGCTCCACAATGATTTTACCAGTAGCATGGCCATCAATGCTCTTAGCCCAAGCATCTTCAGCTTTGCTCAGAGGAAACTTGGAGTCAATAACTGCCTTGAGTTTTCCATCCTTCACTAATTGAGCGAGATGTTCCAAGCCCTCACGTTTAACATTTACAACAAATGGCACCAACCGCTTCTTCGAAAAAGTAAGTTTCTTCAGCGCAAAAGTCATAATTGAACTCGGGCCAGGTGTTAAATCCACCACAACCCCTTTCTCAGTCAAATTAGGGTCAAAAGTTGACCATGGTATTCCAGTGGTGCAATTTATCACTGCATCATATTTCTTACCAGATGGACTCTTCAGTGCTACTCCCTCCGGAGTCTTGTAGTCGAGAACCTCATCGGCACCTAAGCCCTTAACAAGGTCGATGTTGCGAGCGCCACAAGTGGCTGTCACATGGTTGTTCCCTAGTTTGGCAAGTTGAACAGCGTATACACCAACGCCACCCGAAGCAGCAGTTACCAAAATGTTCTTGGGCTCGCCAGTCCCGTCAAGCTTAACTCCTGCAACTTCGGTGAGGGCATCACGAGCTGTGAGACCAGCTATAGGTAAACCTGCACCTTCAGCAGCTGAGACTTCAGATGGTCTGACAGCTGTTAAGCTTTCGCTAGCCACTGCAAACTCAGCTAATCCACCTCCATACTGTCATTCAACATTACACAGAATGGttattgatatataaataaCTGTTGTAATTAGTATACTGgcatatgaataaaaaagatTTGGTTTGGAGATAGGATCGTGTCCCTACAGTTTTGGATCCCTACAGTTTTGGATCGAGAAACCTTTAATGTTACCAGTGAATATGCACCACAAGTAGGGGCAGAAGATCATATGAATACAACTGTAACACACCTATATAATTTCACACTAGAAATAATGTGGCTACAATGTTGTCAAATATCGGCCAAGGGAGATTGAGGTGGTGGACTTTTGGATAACTGTCATGGCCAAATGGTGAAGGATGGTGGCACCATGGCATTTATGGCGGCTTAAAATGGCAGATTTTTTGCTTTCCGTCATCCTCAATCGATAGCACTGCATCACTATGTAGATACACTTCCATCTGAAGGGCAATGAAGCAATATTATTACTCCCTCGGGTCCTAACTCctaaatataagagaaaattgGGTCAACAA
It includes:
- the LOC101510505 gene encoding chloroplast envelope quinone oxidoreductase homolog, with amino-acid sequence MAAKLMQAIQYDSYGGGPSGLKHVQVPVPTPKPNEVLLKLEATSINPVDWKIQKGLLRAIFLPRKFPHVPCTDVAGEVVEVGPQVKDFKAGDKVIAKLTHQYGGGLAEFAVASESLTAVRPSEVSAAEGAGLPIAGLTARDALTEVAGVKLDGTGEPKNILVTAASGGVGVYAVQLAKLGNNHVTATCGARNIDLVKGLGADEVLDYKTPEGVALKSPSGKKYDAVINCTTGIPWSTFDPNLTEKGVVVDLTPGPSSIMTFALKKLTFSKKRLVPFVVNVKREGLEHLAQLVKDGKLKAVIDSKFPLSKAEDAWAKSIDGHATGKIIVEP